One genomic window of Macaca mulatta isolate MMU2019108-1 chromosome 8, T2T-MMU8v2.0, whole genome shotgun sequence includes the following:
- the PINX1 gene encoding PIN2/TERF1-interacting telomerase inhibitor 1 isoform X2, whose protein sequence is MSMLAERRRKQKWAVDPQNTAWSNDDSKFGQRMLEKMGWSKGKGLGAQEQGATDHIKVQVKNNHLGLGATINNEDNWIAHQDDFNQLLAELNTCHGQETADSSDKKEKKSFSLEEKSKISKNRVHYMKFTKGRCQSLHSR, encoded by the exons ATGTCTATGCTGGCTGAGC gtCGGCGGAAGCAGAAGTGGGCTGTGGATCCTCAGAACACTGCCTGGAGTAATGACGATTCCAAGTTTGGCCAGAGGATGCTAGAGAAGATGGGGTGGTCTAAAGGAAAG GGTTTAGGGGCTCAGGAGCAAGGAGCTACAGATCATATTAAAGTTCAAGTGAAAAATAACCACCTGGGACTCGGAGCTACCATCAATAATGAA GACAACTGGATTGCCCATCAGGATGATTTTAACCAGCTTCTGGCTGAACTGAACACTTGCCATGGGCAGGAAACCGCAG attcctcagacaagaaggaaaagaaatctttTAGCCTTGAGGAAAAGTCCAAAATCTCCAAAAACCGTGTTCACTATATGAAATTCACAAAAG